A segment of the Bos taurus isolate L1 Dominette 01449 registration number 42190680 breed Hereford chromosome 19, ARS-UCD2.0, whole genome shotgun sequence genome:
GCAGAGCAGGGATGCCTGCTCGGTTCACTTCACCAGCCAGGCGCTGGGCCAAGGTGGACACAGCAGGGCAGGGACGCCTGCCCGGCTCACTTCAGCTGGGCACCACAGGCGTGTAGGAAGATGGCCAGCATGCCCTCCTCTCTGTCATGTCACGGGCATCTGTCCAGGGGGAGTTGGGCCTCAATATCAGGCAAATAGGGTCTGAACCCACGTGCGCCTCGTGGCTGCCCAACCTGAGGTCCCTGCATGTCTCTCACTCTCCCCACAGGGGTGTGTCCGAGCTCAGGGTGGGTGTGTGCCTGACGCCGGGCAGTACTTGCAGGGACCGTGTACTCCATCAATAGAAGTTACTAAAACTACCACCCACTGCCACTGTCAGGAGCAGAGGCCACAGCCAGTGACCAACAAAACAGAACCCATGCCAGGAAGCCACTCTTAACTCTCCACCTGCTCTTGTGACCTCAGGTCAGGGGCCCACGTGCACCAGCAGCTGTGCCCACACGTGGCCTGGCTCTGTTACCTCATCGATGGCAGACTCCTCGATCAGCAGGGGGGCGTCGGAGGACAGCAGGCCGTGGGTCGCCATCACGAAGATCTTATATGCACCCCTCTCCTTTAGGGTCTCCGCGGCGGCCAGGAAGCTGTCTACATCGTCGATGATGTCATCCTGGCATTACAGACGCAGCAAAAGACATGAGCACTTGTGCAAAGGTGAGTCTAGACCATGGGGAAAGAGGAGGGACTAAAGACATGTGCAGAGGTAAGTGTAGAccatggggagagagaaggggctaATTCTCCTGTGACATGCTCGCTGTCCACGGTGACCTGTCCAGACAGCGAGATCACTGGCTTCTGTGGAGTTCCCTCTGGGCCTCCCAGCTGGACAGTCATGACAGCTGTCACTTCATGGCCCCTGGGCCCTCGTCTCTCTGTCCCTACTGTCCAGAGCAACGCCCCACCAGGCAGGGGCTCCAGGAACACGCACCTGTATATCCATGCCCAGTACGGTACCTGTTAGGAGATGCTTTGACTCCACCAGGTTCTTTCCCCTTTGGTGCTACTTTtccttattttccaaattttctccaCTGGGTGGATGGGAAATGGggtcttatatatatttttatagtggGAAGACAATAATTACTATCAACAAAATACACAGTCTAGTGGTTTCTAATCTCACAGACTCCCAGTACGAGGTAACAGAAAATACATATGGTGGTTTCTGTCCCTGGATCCTGACAGCAGGCTTCTAAAGTGCTTGTAGGTGCCTCAGTAATGAGAGCACGACAAGAGTCTCTTGTCTTTACTCGGTGACTCTGGAGGGCTCCTGGGCGGGGGCTGGTCCCAGAAAGACCAGGCCATGATGAGAAGCTTGGCATTTTCAGCTCCCTCCACTCCtccagagaggggagggggctggaaaTGGAGTTAATGACAGGGTTCAGGGAGCTTCCGGGTGCGCCCCAACTCCATGGGGACCCTCCCAGCCCTCGCCCTGAgcatctctcccttcctctggcTGCTCATCTGAGTCTTTCGTCACATCCTTTAATGAACTGGTGAACATTAAGTTAGTGTCTGCCTGGGTTCTGAGAGCTGTTCTAGGACATGTCCGAGTCCAAGGAGGGTCCTGGGAGTCATGTCAGACTGAAGTTGGAGGTCACCTAACAATTCCCAGTTTTTGGACCAAAGCAAACGTTTAGCCTAAGACACCCACCCACTTGAGACTTACCTGGCCATAGCACCATCCCCAGCACGATTAACAAGGTGAGCTGACAAGCTAACGAGGGTAAATATGACAACCAGTAATGACAGAAGAGGCGCACGTACCACAATGATGGCGATCCTGCCTCCCACGTCACCAACAACTGTAATTGGGGGCTTTTCTTTAGGAATCAGCACTGGtcagaagagaacacacacacaagtttctGCATCTGATTTCCTGACATCCCTTTATCTGCCTAAAACCAGAGCCCCCAAAAGAATTCAGTTGTCATAAATCCTGGTCCAGGAACAACACAGAAGCCTGGCTCTCATCACCCAGACCAGAGGTCAGTGCCACTCCTACATGGACATCGCCATGGAGACAGACACATGGTCCTGTCTCCCCCCGCCCTTCCCTAAGGAGCCATTCGTCTTCCCCTCGGTGCCCCTGCCCTACTCCCTTTCCCCTAAGCCCCAGATTCCAACCTCCTCCTAAAATCTGTCTTCTCTCTTGCTAATCTGTCTGTTGACAGTTTTATTTCACTGCAGCCTCCTGAGCAGTGAACCTAAAGAGGCTAGAGGAAAAGCTTTTTCTCCCTAACAGACTCAAAcaaaagcagtatttttttttccattgaaaagGCGTTATTAAAGCttgaaataagtttcttaaagacaaaaacaaacttatgcacAACTCCAACAGCCAGTCACAACCACATTCCTCATGTTCCctcctggcccaggcagaagaCAGTGAATAAGACACTCTGCCTTATTCACACACATTCCTCGGGTTTTCTCTTGTTTCCAGTCAATTCTTTCAGTGGGCTGCATAATGAGTTGTGCTGATGAGACATTCTTCACCAAGGCCTCCCCTCTGAACTATTTACTTGTCTAGTATTTTACATCAGAAATAACAGGACCATGAATAACTTGTGCACCTAGAGCTTTCTGCCCGTGTTAAACTCTGCTCTAGCACACACTACTGAGCGGACAAATGTGATCCCTATTGGGCCACAAGTGAGTCTAAACTGGGCATGTTCATGGGTCTTGCTGGGATCAGACAGACCACTGCTAAGGGGCCATCAGAGATGCACTTGTCAGAGCCAGAAAAAGGTACCAGTTTTTGCCAACTTAAGAAACAGACAAGAAGTACTTCACATTCAATACAGAAATTAAGTCAGCCTTAAAGGCAAAGAGGAAGTGACCCAGGGCTCCGTGCTTACTGGGGATCTCCAGGCTGGGGTGGATGGCAGCCGCGCTCCTGACCATGGGTGGGGAGTGCCGCCCGTCCACCAGGTCAGACTCGGCGTCCTGTGCTTCTCCGTGAATCACCGCGATGCCCAGCCGCAGGCGCTCGGCGAAAGACTGGGCCCTAGGGAGAGCAGGAGATGGGTCACAGCCACGCAAAGTGGTTTGCACTCATGTCTACAGAGAAGTATCACAGGAACTCAGAAAATGAAGTTTCCCAAAGGATTAGTGAAAAAGGAGACTGAAGCCACCTCAGCTTCTGGGAAtccaggacagagtgtggagaACCCACCTGACACACGTGCCCCTGCGGGGCCTGTGGGCACGCAGCCAGCGAGTGAGCCTGTGCTATAGGCTAGCTCACCTCCCTGAAGCCTCTGCTTCCTCGCTTGGAGCTATGCACTCTCCCTGCTCACCTGGTTAACAGTGAGAACCAACACGTGAGGCAGAGCGTGCTAACGACTCAGCGGAGTAGGAAGGCTCAGATGACGGGGGCATTTttcagcaataaagtatttttagatGAAGGGATGTACAATGTTTGTAGTACATAACACTACTGCACACTGAATAGACTGTGGtgtagtataaacataactttattTGCACTGGGAGACCAAACGTCCattgactcactttattgcaacaCTGCTTTCTGGAACCCACACCACCCCCAGGGCGTGTCTGTGTCTGACATCCTCTCAGTCAAACACAACTGCAGGTTCTGAACCCCCGTCTCATCAGTCACTCCAGTTACATGGAACTCTCAGCACTGCCCCATTTGCACACCTGTAGCGTCTGAAAGTTTTGTAAAATGTCACTTTTTAACACATACCAATCAGTGGCTTCTTGGCTGGATAGAATTATCTGTTAATAAATTACTGAGTTCTCTGAATAAAAGGCAGTAAACAACCTCAAAATATATTTGCTGGTATTTTAAATTGCAGATGTGAAGATGAACCACCAGCAGCTACCCAAGCGCAGGGCTGGGACTCTACAGTCCTGGACAGTTCCTGGTAGGAAATGTGACCGGCAGTCACAGACAGGGACTGGGACAAGGGAGGACGATGAACCATCACCTAATAAATGAAATCGGCAGACAGGCTGTGCACTATCAGTCCCCAGGTCAAAAAAGCAAGGGCCAGAGTGGGAGCTGCTGCAATGGGACCCAGAACACGGGGATTCAATGGGCTGGACTCAGGTGTGGTTTTGCACAGCAGCTGTGAGCACCCACCTACCTCTTGGCTGAGGCCGGAGACTTGGCCACGATGACCGCGTTCCTGTAGTCTGGGATCTGAGAAGAGGAGGGGCTGGGTGACTGCCATGTCTCCAAAGGCTGCTCACACCAGCTCCACAGTCAATAAAAAGCAACACCCCAACACACTCAGAAATGTCAGCTGGTCACTTGAACGTTttccaaaaagagagaaaactcagagtaaatttcttctttggaaaatgaagaaatgcctacctaaggaaaaaaaatatcatcAAGACATGAATCTCATAgacttattttaagaaaaaagtagaGTTAATCAGTAATAAGCTCATATCTAAGTGGCAGCaaagacatttttataaaatcaacAGGAACTCCTCTCACAGACCCCTGTTACATGTAGTTTCACAGCCCAAGGATGATATTCACTGGACCTGAATCAAAGGCATTTGTCAACTTCTAAACAAGTGACTACTTAATGTAACTGTCACAGCCGATGAAGAAAGAAACCGGCCTGCTAATGGAATCAGCCCAGCACTCTTTACAAAGATACTAAGAGCCcttaagaaaataagcaaatgttGGTCTACTCTGAAGCCCTTCACTCTGAGCATTTGAGTGACCTGGATGAGGATGACGACAACTGAAGAGACACCCGGTACCAACGCCTCAGAGCTCACAGGATAGGACTAGCATGCTTTTCAGCTGAGCAGCAGTTGGCTGTTTCTGATTTCATCTGGGCAATATTTTCAAACCATGTGCTTAAAATCTAATCACTTCATTAAATTATGTTATTCCATTCTGATATATCCCCACTGATTTCTCACAATTATGCTAGCTTGGTGAATTGGAACATAAGCACTCACCACCATCTAGCACACTGCACAGTGCCTAGCATGTGGAAAAAACTAAATAACCAATACttagtaaacaaacaaaaccctgatGAATTTGAAGAAGGTTCTATTATAGATATACCTAATTGGATAAGATGTCTCTCCATCTGGTCCATCTACACACATAAATagcacaaaatattttcattttcgcATGTTCCTCATCTTTCCTGGGAGTCTTTATGAACTGTTTTATGTACTTCCATGCCTCATTGAACATCATCAAACAGCACCAAATCCAACCAAGAGGAGAAATAACTAATGAAGGAACAGTTACTAAAGCCgaaaaggaaactttaaaagaaaggactttttaataaaaacaggTCTACTTCCTCCTCGGGACTCAAAACAGGAAATCAAACGCATAAAGAAAGAACAAGTTGTTATGAAGGTGAAGGTTTTTATGGTCAAAGTAAGAAGCTGGCTGGTTCAGAGGCAGGATGGATGCGGCTGCAAGAAAATGTCGGTGAGAGCAAGGCGTGGAATTTTCCCACCAATTCAGTACAGGAGAAAGCAAAACTTGAACAAAAAACAGTTAAATAATATATAGACTAGATACAAGATTTTCAACATCTAATAgctcctgaagaaagaaatgaaaaatccaaattacagaaaacaaaattcatagGGAACGGAAAGGCCCACTGAGCATCCAGTGAGATGGATGAAGATGGTTCATCTCACTGGATGCTGGTTCATGGGTCAAAGATGTCCACAGACATGCCATGCGGAGATTTCAAAACCACAGCAAAAGGATACAGCACTCTCTCACACGGGTAATTCTGTCCAAGTGCAGATTAACACAGCCTTTCAGACAATCTTAATTTTTGCAGTacctagtaaaatattcagaggaggcaatggcaccccactccagtactcttgcctggaaaatcccatggacggaggagcctggtgggctgctgtctatggggtcgcacagagttggacacgactgaagcgacttagcagcagcagcagtaaaatattaaaaatgtagatACTTTTCAATCATGATTCCACTTCCAAGTATATTTCAGAAGAGCACTTAAGTACTGAGAAAAGCAAGTACTGCTTTTAGTACTTGAAgtactgaaaaaataattttcagtgcaacattacttaaaaattttttgaaaatatttcacttaaaagaatgaaaaattaaaccATCTAATATCCAGCCAAGAGGGAAATGGATGAAAAACCTGTGGCTCATTTAAACTTGTGCTTTAACACCTAAACAGGCAGCTATTTTTACATTAACTAAACTCAAATGAAATCAAGGATTCCATTCTCCAGTCACACTGGGCACTTCAGCTGCCATTCTGAAGGCAGAGTGAACATTTTCACTGGCATAGAAAGTTCTATCCATTACAGTTGGTCTGAATTTTGGGATACTGTGTAGCAATCATGAAGAAAGAGGTAATCCTATATATCTGAACATGGGAAGACCAAGAGACACCAgttggggaaaggaaagaaagttacagaacaggaaaggaaagaaagtttCAGAACAACACAAACAATATATCAACTctttctgcccccaccccccacccccctccaaaTCGATATCTGCAACTATGTGTATATTGTAGAGCCAGAGAAGGTAAACTCAGAAGGCACTAAGAGGATTCGGGATTCAGGACACACCCCAGGCTAGTGATTCTAGGCACCTGAGGTCCAAGAGAAAAAAGAGGAACTTCAGAGCTCCGCAGATGAAGAGTTTCAAGGACACCAGTTACATTCATAAAGTCAACTTTAAGCAGAACACGTCAATGTTAATTCTTCATTGAGCCCAAGGAGATGCGAGATGCATTTTTCAGCTTTAAATAGAAGGTTGAGAAGTCTGAGCTAACTCACCTCCTCCTGAATGTACTGTAAGAGGAAGGGAGATGCTCTCAAGTTGTCAACAGGTATATTGAAGAAGCCCTGGATTTCCTTCTGGTGTAAATCCATAGTAATGAGATGAGTCAGACCTTTGAAAAcaaagcagacacacacacacagattgttTCATGACCAGTTGCACTGTATGAATAAGAGCTACATAAAACAAGATACCATAGGGAATAAATTACTATCTAAAATTACTCTCTCATCAAAAACTCAGCATCTTTATTCCTCAGATTCTTAGTACAATGAGA
Coding sequences within it:
- the PRPSAP2 gene encoding phosphoribosyl pyrophosphate synthase-associated protein 2 isoform X2, which gives rise to MGKVQVYQEPDRETRVQIQESVRGKDVFIIQTVSKDVNTTIMELLIMVYACKTSCAKSIIGVVPYFPYSKQCKMRKRGSIVSKLLASMMCKAGLTHLITMDLHQKEIQGFFNIPVDNLRASPFLLQYIQEEIPDYRNAVIVAKSPASAKRAQSFAERLRLGIAVIHGEAQDAESDLVDGRHSPPMVRSAAAIHPSLEIPMLIPKEKPPITVVGDVGGRIAIIVDDIIDDVDSFLAAAETLKERGAYKIFVMATHGLLSSDAPLLIEESAIDEVVVTNTIPHEIQKLQCPKIKTVDISMTLSEAIRRIHNGESMSYLFRNIGLDD